A genomic window from Candidatus Poribacteria bacterium includes:
- a CDS encoding DUF503 domain-containing protein → MHIGVCKIRLRIPESHSLKAKRRVVKSLIARLKNRFNIAIAEVEALEAHQFAILAAVSVSNDVVHLNKIISHLISFIETNADAELVDYETEFFF, encoded by the coding sequence ATGCACATTGGTGTTTGTAAAATTCGTCTCCGAATCCCGGAAAGCCACTCACTGAAAGCGAAACGCCGGGTTGTCAAAAGTCTCATCGCGAGACTCAAAAACCGCTTCAACATTGCTATCGCTGAAGTTGAAGCATTGGAGGCGCATCAGTTCGCCATATTAGCTGCCGTTTCAGTTTCCAACGATGTTGTACATCTGAATAAGATTATCTCGCATCTCATCTCTTTTATTGAGACGAATGCCGATGCTGAATTAGTAGATTACGAAACGGAGTTTTTCTTTTGA
- the rbfA gene encoding 30S ribosome-binding factor RbfA, with translation MVENRRQDRVGALIQRELSELIQRSVKDPRVAFCTVTQASMSPDLKYVDVKVSVIGDEEQKSKTLAGLKSAAGFLRREIGNRLTLRYSPELRFAIDESADYLFKIDGLLKSVTTEDETT, from the coding sequence ATGGTAGAAAATAGAAGACAAGATCGGGTAGGTGCCCTCATTCAGCGAGAATTAAGCGAACTTATCCAACGCTCTGTTAAGGATCCGCGCGTCGCGTTTTGCACTGTCACACAGGCATCCATGTCCCCGGATCTGAAGTATGTGGATGTGAAGGTGAGCGTTATCGGCGATGAGGAGCAGAAAAGCAAGACGCTTGCAGGTTTAAAGAGTGCAGCAGGCTTCCTGAGACGTGAGATTGGAAATCGTCTGACGCTTCGGTATTCGCCGGAGCTTCGTTTCGCTATAGATGAATCCGCTGACTATCTCTTTAAAATAGATGGGCTTCTCAAGTCTGTGACGACTGAAGACGAAACTACGTGA
- a CDS encoding bifunctional oligoribonuclease/PAP phosphatase NrnA, with product MDNTHEYQALLTLFDQYHTFALSTHINPDGDAIGSELGLYLFLRKLGKSVKIFNSDVVPPNYRFLPFWDSIENTHSVGTYRPEVLIVLDASTLERIGKGLSRSLYPIHNLINIDHHATAEAFGDINLIVPTASSTSEIVYKLIKHHQLPICEACALCLYTGLMFDTGCFRHSNTTAETHQIAAELIGIGGFTPDEVYRNVYEQVPVAKMHLLSEVLSTLQITDDGKIASVYATQAMFRKTGTAADAVEGVVNQIQAIAGVEVALCVSEMTNRSTKVSLRSQEYVDVSQLAAEFQGGGHARAAGCRIAMPYPLAIATLVQASQRYIDPNHLRYGDCQKD from the coding sequence ATGGATAATACACACGAATACCAAGCACTCCTTACCTTATTTGACCAATACCATACCTTCGCGCTTTCAACGCACATTAATCCCGATGGTGATGCAATCGGTTCCGAATTGGGACTTTACCTTTTCCTTAGAAAATTGGGTAAATCCGTAAAGATATTTAACTCGGATGTCGTCCCACCTAACTACCGATTCCTCCCGTTTTGGGATAGCATTGAGAACACGCATTCCGTTGGAACATATCGTCCTGAAGTGTTGATTGTGTTAGACGCAAGTACCCTGGAGCGAATTGGAAAGGGACTTTCCCGATCCTTGTATCCTATACACAACCTCATTAACATTGACCATCACGCCACTGCAGAGGCATTCGGCGACATTAACCTCATTGTCCCTACAGCTTCTTCCACTTCAGAGATCGTTTACAAACTCATTAAACACCATCAACTCCCGATATGCGAAGCGTGTGCGCTTTGTCTCTACACAGGGTTGATGTTTGATACCGGCTGTTTTCGACATAGTAATACCACAGCCGAGACCCATCAAATTGCCGCAGAATTAATTGGGATTGGCGGCTTCACTCCGGATGAAGTCTATCGGAATGTCTATGAACAGGTCCCTGTTGCTAAAATGCACCTGTTGAGTGAGGTCCTCAGTACGTTGCAAATAACAGATGATGGAAAGATAGCATCGGTGTATGCAACACAAGCAATGTTTCGCAAAACTGGAACGGCTGCTGATGCGGTGGAGGGTGTTGTGAATCAGATCCAAGCCATTGCGGGTGTTGAGGTGGCACTCTGTGTGTCTGAGATGACGAATCGAAGTACAAAAGTGAGCCTGCGAAGCCAGGAATACGTTGATGTGAGTCAACTTGCCGCAGAGTTTCAAGGTGGCGGACACGCCCGCGCCGCAGGATGCCGGATTGCCATGCCCTACCCATTAGCCATTGCCACCCTTGTTCAAGCTTCACAACGCTACATTGATCCAAATCATCTGAGATATGGTGATTGCCAGAAGGATTGA
- a CDS encoding bifunctional riboflavin kinase/FAD synthetase: MPEGLSNVENAGSGSDSQVAITSYNLTDIVEFDRETAVTFGVFDGIHLGHQAVINALLKRAAHDNLTSVLVGFYPHPLAFLAPERCPAILTPLSKRVEILHQFGVDEIVMLSFDAQIASMSPESFVARVLLDKCRAKHIVVGYACQFGKNRGGNAERLVELSKEYAFDVSIVPPTEVDGAPVHSTRIREALAQGDLQQSSELLGRPYSLIGTVVHGEGRGREIGFPTANIETQNQVYPPNGVYAIRAKLEERWLDGVLNIGMRPTFNGVNIQVEGHFFNFDEIIYGKCVEIFFVEKIRSEKKFARPEFLIQQIHRDIAAATEILASPTSS; this comes from the coding sequence TTGCCAGAAGGATTGAGCAACGTGGAAAATGCCGGTAGTGGGAGCGATTCACAGGTCGCAATCACATCTTATAATCTGACGGATATAGTTGAATTTGACAGAGAGACGGCTGTCACTTTCGGTGTGTTTGATGGAATCCATCTTGGACACCAAGCCGTTATTAATGCCCTTCTTAAACGCGCTGCGCATGATAACCTTACGAGTGTATTGGTTGGTTTCTACCCACACCCACTTGCCTTCCTGGCTCCAGAGCGGTGCCCCGCTATCCTGACCCCCCTCTCCAAGCGTGTCGAAATACTTCACCAATTTGGTGTTGATGAGATCGTCATGCTCAGTTTTGATGCCCAGATTGCATCAATGTCTCCTGAATCCTTTGTAGCGCGCGTGCTTTTAGATAAATGTCGAGCAAAACACATCGTTGTTGGATATGCGTGCCAATTTGGAAAAAATCGGGGCGGCAATGCAGAACGATTGGTGGAACTTAGCAAGGAATATGCATTTGATGTTTCTATCGTGCCTCCGACAGAAGTCGATGGAGCTCCCGTCCATAGCACTCGGATCCGAGAAGCACTCGCACAAGGTGATCTTCAGCAGAGTTCCGAGTTATTGGGACGCCCCTATTCCTTGATCGGCACTGTCGTTCATGGTGAGGGACGTGGCAGGGAAATTGGGTTTCCTACTGCGAATATAGAGACCCAGAATCAAGTCTATCCGCCTAATGGTGTTTATGCTATCCGGGCAAAGTTAGAGGAACGGTGGTTGGACGGGGTATTGAATATCGGCATGCGTCCTACGTTTAACGGTGTAAATATTCAGGTGGAGGGACACTTCTTCAATTTTGATGAAATTATCTACGGTAAATGCGTAGAAATATTCTTCGTGGAGAAGATTAGAAGTGAAAAGAAATTCGCACGTCCAGAATTTCTGATTCAACAGATACACCGCGACATCGCAGCAGCGACGGAAATTCTCGCGTCGCCGACTTCCTCGTAG
- the rpsO gene encoding 30S ribosomal protein S15 yields MAIDAAEKKELIQKYQTHQQDTGSPETQVAILNARIKQLTTHFQTHRKDYHSRHGLFRLVGKQRRLLRYLYKKDATRYYRLINELGIRDTIGSRRS; encoded by the coding sequence TTGGCAATTGATGCAGCAGAGAAGAAGGAATTAATCCAAAAGTACCAGACCCATCAACAAGACACTGGTTCCCCGGAGACTCAAGTGGCAATTTTGAATGCGCGTATTAAACAGTTGACTACGCATTTTCAGACCCACCGAAAAGACTATCACTCGCGCCATGGGCTTTTCCGATTGGTTGGCAAGCAGCGCCGCTTGTTACGGTATCTTTACAAGAAAGACGCAACACGCTATTACCGTTTAATTAATGAGCTTGGAATTCGTGACACTATCGGATCGAGGAGGAGTTAG
- the pnp gene encoding polyribonucleotide nucleotidyltransferase, whose product MKVEMQLGSEKLSIETGKVAKQADGAVWVQYGGTVVLVTVVADDAEHDLDFFPLTVDYRERAYATGRIPTVYGRREPRPGTSEQLVARLIDHCIRPLFPKDFKAEVQVLCNVFSSDGIHPADVPALIGTSAALSISDIPFNGPVAAVTVGKVEDRVIINPTYEELHASSIELFVSGKADAVMSVEGGGHEIPEDEVIETIITAHTQIQEIIKLQEGLAAGCSNTKRDYASKSVKSDLSSRVRDLATTRIRESIGMSDKKSREDYLEQVQTEVLSEILEDTPEEVDPNATKDTITILSEIEKEEMREAILTQGKRVDGRGVTDIRPISGEVALLPHTHGSALFSRGQTQALCVTTLGTSGDEDVQRGLDGEVRRSFFLHYNFPPFSTGEVKRMMGPGRREIGHGALAQKALEPVIPDKEDFHYTIRIVSEILESNASSSMATVCGATLALLDAGVPLKRPVAGIGVGLIKEGEQEAILTDMLGTEDFLGDMDFKVAGTSEGVTAIQMDIKIEGVTPELMRRAIHQAREARLSVIEQMNAVIAEPRAELSPYAPRIYSLQIAQQKIKDLIGPRGKTVQGIQEETNTTINIEDDGTVEVAATSAEDVKRAEEKIRAITAMPEIGKEYTGKVVRTAPFGAFVEILPGKDGLVHISQMGDGYVRRAEDVMQVGDEVTVRILTIDDQDRVDLTLVAAGGVPVAELNIGSDDDRGEVGSDWNASRESRDSGGRSNYRDNRDNRDNRDNRDNRDNRDYRDRRSNDSRERRGNRYDQRDNSRDFRNQRSPRIPKGRSR is encoded by the coding sequence ATGAAAGTTGAAATGCAACTTGGGAGCGAAAAGTTATCAATTGAAACCGGAAAAGTTGCGAAACAGGCAGATGGTGCCGTTTGGGTGCAATACGGTGGAACGGTTGTTTTAGTCACGGTGGTAGCCGATGATGCTGAACATGACCTCGATTTCTTTCCTTTAACCGTAGATTACCGTGAAAGGGCATACGCCACTGGAAGGATACCGACAGTTTACGGTAGGCGCGAACCACGTCCAGGAACATCAGAACAGTTGGTCGCTCGTTTAATTGACCACTGCATTCGCCCTCTCTTTCCAAAGGACTTTAAAGCTGAAGTACAAGTTTTATGTAACGTGTTTTCATCGGATGGTATTCATCCAGCAGATGTTCCTGCTCTTATCGGAACCTCTGCGGCATTGTCGATTTCCGATATCCCCTTTAATGGACCCGTTGCTGCTGTCACCGTCGGAAAAGTTGAAGACCGGGTAATCATCAACCCGACTTACGAAGAGTTGCACGCCTCAAGTATAGAATTGTTCGTCAGTGGCAAAGCGGATGCCGTTATGTCTGTCGAAGGTGGTGGACATGAAATCCCTGAAGATGAAGTCATTGAAACAATTATCACCGCCCACACGCAGATACAAGAAATCATCAAACTTCAAGAGGGGTTAGCTGCGGGTTGTAGTAACACAAAACGCGACTATGCCTCTAAAAGTGTCAAGTCTGACCTGAGTAGTCGTGTTCGAGATCTCGCGACGACCCGTATTCGGGAATCGATCGGGATGTCAGACAAGAAGTCGCGTGAGGATTACCTCGAACAGGTGCAGACAGAAGTACTCTCAGAAATTCTTGAGGATACACCAGAGGAAGTCGATCCGAATGCAACAAAAGATACCATCACCATCTTAAGTGAAATCGAAAAAGAAGAGATGCGTGAAGCGATTCTTACGCAGGGGAAACGTGTTGATGGTCGAGGTGTAACCGACATTCGCCCGATTTCAGGAGAAGTGGCATTACTTCCACACACTCACGGCTCCGCTTTGTTTAGCAGAGGGCAAACACAGGCACTCTGTGTAACAACACTCGGTACATCCGGTGATGAAGATGTACAACGCGGTCTTGATGGCGAAGTAAGACGCTCCTTCTTTTTACATTATAACTTCCCACCCTTCAGTACGGGGGAAGTCAAACGCATGATGGGACCCGGGCGCCGCGAAATCGGACACGGGGCACTCGCGCAAAAGGCACTGGAACCGGTCATCCCGGATAAAGAAGATTTTCATTATACCATTCGAATCGTCTCTGAGATTTTGGAATCTAACGCCTCATCTTCAATGGCAACTGTCTGCGGTGCAACACTCGCACTGTTAGATGCAGGTGTCCCACTTAAAAGACCCGTTGCGGGGATCGGTGTCGGTCTTATCAAGGAAGGTGAACAGGAAGCCATCCTTACCGATATGCTCGGAACTGAAGACTTTCTCGGCGATATGGACTTCAAAGTAGCCGGAACCAGTGAAGGTGTCACGGCTATACAGATGGACATCAAGATTGAGGGTGTTACGCCTGAGTTGATGCGTCGGGCAATTCATCAGGCAAGAGAGGCGCGTCTTTCAGTCATCGAACAGATGAATGCTGTCATAGCTGAACCGCGTGCGGAGTTGTCCCCCTACGCCCCTCGCATTTATTCTCTCCAAATTGCGCAGCAGAAGATCAAAGATCTCATTGGTCCGCGTGGTAAAACTGTGCAGGGCATCCAAGAAGAAACAAACACGACCATCAATATCGAAGATGATGGGACTGTCGAAGTTGCTGCGACAAGCGCAGAAGATGTGAAACGTGCAGAAGAGAAGATTCGGGCAATCACCGCTATGCCTGAGATTGGCAAGGAATACACCGGTAAGGTGGTCCGCACGGCACCCTTTGGAGCGTTTGTTGAAATCCTGCCCGGTAAAGATGGACTTGTTCATATTTCACAGATGGGAGACGGATATGTCCGTCGCGCAGAGGATGTTATGCAGGTTGGTGACGAGGTTACCGTTCGCATTCTCACGATTGACGACCAGGATCGCGTAGATCTGACACTTGTTGCCGCAGGTGGTGTCCCTGTTGCGGAACTGAATATTGGATCAGATGACGATCGCGGCGAGGTCGGATCCGATTGGAATGCTTCCAGAGAATCCCGAGACTCCGGTGGGCGCTCTAACTACCGTGATAATCGTGATAACCGTGATAATCGTGATAATCGTGATAATCGTGATAATCGTGATTACCGTGACAGACGTTCTAATGACTCACGCGAACGGCGCGGGAATCGCTATGATCAACGTGACAATTCTCGCGATTTCCGGAATCAACGCTCACCGCGCATTCCCAAAGGGCGTTCTCGGTAG